The nucleotide sequence ATAGAGGAAGTATCTAAAAGAACAGTAGCGTTAATTGACTGCTTTTGAAATGATTTCTCTAGTAATCTTTGTCATCAGTTGAGTTTGAACATGTTTCTTGCAATTTCTTGTCcataaggtgtttgtgttattgtcTTTGAGTCTAATATTGTTGCAATGACTCTTGCATTGTGTTTCTCTGTGCTATTTTTGGTCCAATGAATTGGAGAGTAGGAATTTTCAATCTTGCAGATTGTAGCTGTCCTTGCTGCTCAATGAAAGCTTTTGTTTATTATGGAATCGCGATTTTTCAGGAGATTGCTTTCTTCGATGTTACTCGAACGGGAGAAATCTTAAGTAGGTTGTCGGAAGATACACAGATCATAAAGAATGCCGCAACTACCAATGTTTCTGAGGCCATGAAGAACCTAGCAACAGCACTTATGGGTCTCAGCTTCATGTTTGCAACATCTTGGAAGTTAACATGTGAGTAGTTGAAGAGTGAAGGTTTATTTCATAAACTACAGACATGCATTTATTCCATTGTTCGAATCCTAAATTCTCTCTCTTCCTTCAATATCTTATAGTGTTGGCTTTGGCTGTTGTGCCTGTAATTTCTGTTGCTGTCTGTAAATTTAGGCATTTGCTGCGTGAACTATCTCACAAAATTCAAACTGCAGCTGCAGTAGCATCTTCAATTGCTGAGGTATTTCTCTTCCATCAAACCAACATTAGGAGATGATATTCATTTCCAATCTAATCTTAATTTTGCATGCTACTTAGAAATCATTTGGTGCCATAAGAATAGTAAGATCTTTTGCCTAAGAAGATTATGAAATTTCATGCTACTTTGAGAAAGTTAGTGAGACACACAGCCTTGGCCTTAAGCAAGCTGTGAGTTAGTCCTTTCTGGTTTGATCTATGTGCTACTTTGTACACTAAGTTATTTTGCCTATGCATTTTAACCTTATCCACTTGATGTTACAGAAAGTCGTTGGACTCTTTTCTGGAGGCTTTAATGCAGCGTCCACACTTTCTGTTATCGTAGCAGTGGGATCTTCTATATCTTCTATATCTTTTTTGTTAATCACAACCTGTCTAATAAGACTAAATGGCTACCGGAAACCTGGTTTGATTGcattgtttgatgttgatgtcaCTCTTATAGCCCCAAGGAAGGTATTTGTTCTTCTTGAGCCAATGGCATTAGTATTGTAtagataaaaatatatatattaatggaACAATTTGATGTGGTCTGAGTCACATTTATTGTTTACAAGTAGTTTAAGGTTACTAATTTTACTTGCGCCCTCAGCGCTAAGCTTAGAGGTAAATTTGATTTTGGTCCACTCTTCTATTTTACTTGCGATTAAAATGGAAGCTTCACTTCTAATTAAGAAGCTATAGACTCTACACTATGACATATTATTATATCTTAATTTAACATTATAAATTTGTTTCTCTCTTATTCTGAATTAATATGAATATGATATGATTCTTTCGGCTTGGTGTATATCTAGAATAAAAATGTATAAAAGAAAAGTCGTGATGCTTTTCTTTTCGCTGAATGaatgatttattgaatttaatatataataagtACAAGCTAatgtcacggccttggacacactccaacgctaccgtgccggcactcggacttactcaacctcttgagctaagaccaagtcagcctaaccctcaatacttagcaagaaagctaagaacacaagagaacacaagagaaaggaagctttggtggaaagaacactttattactcaagtattggttacaaatgattcacacacCTTACACTAACTCTTAcctcctatttatagccatccacctcctcaatggatggttaagatcaaatctaatcaacggtccagaTTAATCCTCCAGAATCttctttacaaatatctatcctaccacaactT is from Arachis ipaensis cultivar K30076 chromosome B01, Araip1.1, whole genome shotgun sequence and encodes:
- the LOC107635369 gene encoding ABC transporter B family member 25-like, which codes for MKAFVYYGIAIFQEIAFFDVTRTGEILSRLSEDTQIIKNAATTNVSEAMKNLATALMGLSFMFATSWKLTLLALAVVPVISVAVCKFRHLLRELSHKIQTAAAVASSIAEKVVGLFSGGFNAASTLSVIVAVGSSISSISFLLITTCLIRLNGYRKPGLIALFDVDVTLIAPRKVFVLLEPMALVLYR